One window from the genome of Daphnia pulex isolate KAP4 chromosome 9, ASM2113471v1 encodes:
- the LOC124203346 gene encoding ribosomal protein S6 kinase beta-2-like — MAGVFDIDINDLDGNNVDLDGESDDDVIEVEQDQLVDKAPFLLPSSYMDSPDVEAVQLSETTVNPGAEKTGPQDFELRRVLGRGGYGKVFQVRKLTGKDSGHIFAMKVLKKATIVRNQKDTAHTKAERNILEAVKHPFIVDLIYAFQTGGKLYLILEYLSGGELFMHLEREGIFMEDTASFYLAEIILALEHLHCQGIIYRDLKPENILLDAHGHVKLTDFGLCKESVEDGGVTHTFCGTIEYMAPEILTRSGHGKAVDWWSLGALMYDMLTGAPPFTAENRKKTIEKILKGKLNLPPYLTPDARDLIRRLLKRGVVSRLGSTVADGEPVRMHPFFKTIDWNEVACRRLEPPFKPCLASADDVSQFDTRFTKQTPIDSPDDSTLSESANMVFQGFTYVAPSVLEEMHRPQVIKARSPRKGMFTQGHSMTTPFGGHRQPLVETTQPSNGVACSRTTGFYLNPVPQQQQPPQQQQQIHQQHHQLQQHHQQQAQQQFDDEEMVWHDESQSISSAAIPGASQHFYPSNFPLPPHL, encoded by the exons ATGGCTGGAGTTTTTGACATCGATATCAACGATTTGGATGGAAACAACGTGGATCTAGACGGAGAGTCTGATGACGACGTGATTGAAGTTGAA cAAGACCAGCTGGTTGACAAGGCACCATTCCTGCTTCCGTCTTCCTATATGGA CTCACCAGATGTTGAAGCTGTTCAACTCTCTGAGACGACAGTGAATCCGGGTGCAGAGAAAACAGGACCTCAGGACTTTGAATTGAGACGAGTTCTGGGCAGGGGTGGTTATGGCAAAGTCTTCCAAGTGAGAAAGCTGACAGGGAAGGATTCGGGGCACATTTTTGCCATGAAGGTGTTGAAAAAGGCAACAATCGTCAGAAATCAGAAGGACACGGCTCACACCAAAGCAGAGAGAAACATATTGGAGGCGGTCAAGCACCCGTTCATTGTTGACCTTATTTATGCCTTTCAAACTGGAGGGAAGCTTTATCTTATTTTGGAATATCTAAGTGGAGGAGAATTGTTTATGCATCTTGAAAGAGAGGGAATCTTTATGGAGGATACAGCAAGCTTCTACCTAGCAGAAATCATCCTTGCTCTGGAGCATCTCCATTGCCAAGGCATCATTTATCG TGATTTGAAACCCGAGAATATCTTGTTGGATGCACACGGCCACGTTAAATTGACCGATTTTGGTTTATGCAAAGAATCTGTTGAAGATGGTGGCGTAACGCACACATTCTGCGGGACGATCGAATACAT GGCCCCGGAGATTTTGACGAGGAGTGGTCATGGAAAAGCTGTTGACTGGTGGTCCCTCGGTGCCCTTATGTACGATATGCTGACAGGAGcg CCGCCATTCACAGCtgaaaatcgaaagaaaacgaTCGAAAAGATTTTGAAGGGGAAGCTAAACTTGCCACCTTATTTAACGCCTGACGCCCGCGATTTGATCCGTAGGCTATTGAAG agAGGTGTTGTTTCCCGTCTGGGCAGTACAGTAGCGGACGGTGAGCCCGTACGAATGCACCCGTTTTTCAAGACGATTGACTGGAATGAAGTGGCTTGTCGCAGACTGGAGCCGCCCTTTAAACCTTGCCTT GCTAGTGCCGACGACGTGTCCCAGTTTGATACCCGTTTCACCAAGCAGACTCCCATCGACTCGCCTGACGATTCTACTCTTAGTGAGAGTGCCAATATGGTTTTCCAG GGATTCACTTATGTTGCACCGTCGGTTCTGGAAGAGATGCATCGACCACAAGTGATCAAGGCCCGATCCCCCCGCAAAGGAATGTTCACACAGGGTCACAGTATGACTACTCCGTTCGGCGGACATCGCCAGCCGTTGGTGGAAACGACCCAGCCTTCCAATGGAGTGGCGTGTTCCAGGACTACGGGATTCTACTTGAATCCTGttccccagcagcagcaaccaccgcagcagcagcaacagattCATCAACAGCACCACCAGCTCCAACAACACCATCAGCAACAAGCGCAGCAACAGTTTGATGACGAAGAAATGGTTTGGCATGACGAATCGCAGTCCATCTCGTCGGCGGCCATTCCCGGGGCCAGTCAGCATTTCTACCCCAGCAACTTTCCGCTACCGCCTCATTTATGA
- the LOC124203345 gene encoding SET domain-containing protein SmydA-8-like yields MNRTESNGSCAVCRAEASQICGGCGEISYCSKNHQKEHWLVHKSLCKPYKIVHDEKFGRCIFASKNLKPGEIIFGETAVITGPKQGCIPCCLKCYASLDRVQEASLFRCPNCNFPFCQEQCAKSPEHKAECLVLSRAKSCIVINDVHQMHPVYQCITPLRGLLLKTTQPKLFNEYKMLENHNDLRRQSDMWRIYQVNVVQFLRKICGLADEFSEEEIHASCGVIDVNAFEIRLAGNQYQQVLGVFPLASMMSHNCVANTQHVIDANYKMTVRASVPIMKGEQIFTSYTLPLEGTKERRAVLRHSKLFECDCSRCSDPTECSTYLSALRCPNCSNGVVLPERPLDEPETDWKCSQCPYSLTAAVVTQVIDKLKEEFETIEPDQVEKLEDFLSRHASLLHPNHFLLTRARQSLSTLYGRNERFLLNTMTSQQLERKVDICRRLLSVADIVEPGLTRIRGVTMYEMYAPLLLLAQRSFEESQCKILSHFKKQIEIVRDILSESIEILSLQDPASTGGIVSAVEAMEQIQRWISTM; encoded by the exons atgaatcgaaCGGAATCGAACGGCAGTTGCGCAGTGTGTCGTGCGGAAGCCTCGCAAATCTGCGGCGGATGCGGTGAAATTTCCTACTGCTCAAAAAATCACCAAAAAGAACATTGGCTAGTCCACAAGAGTCTCTGCAAGCCCTACAAGATTGTTCACGACGAGAAATTCGGACG CTGCATCTTTGCGAGTAAAAACCTCAAGCCcggagaaattatttttggagAAACGGCTGTTATCACTGGACCCAAACAGGGCTGCATACCCTGTTGTCTCAAGTGCTATGCCAGTCTGGATCGTGTACAAGAGGCCAGCCTCTTTCGCTGCCCCAATTGCAATTTCCCATTTTGCCAGGAGCAATGCGCAAAG AGCCCTGAACACAAAGCTGAATGTTTAGTTCTAAGTCGAGCTAAATCCTGCATTGTAATCAATGATGTCCATCAAATGCATCCGGTCTATCAATGTATTACTCCGCTCAGAGGACTTTTACTGAAAACTACGCAGCCCAAATTATTCAAC gaaTATAAAATGTTGGAGAATCACAACGACTTGCGACGACAGTCGGACATGTGGAGAATTTACCAAGTGAACGTTGTTCAATTTCTCCGCAAAATTTGCGGATTGGCGGATGAATTTAGCGAGGAGGAAATTCACGCTTCCTGCGGCGTCATAGACGTCAACGCGTTTGAAATTCGACTTGCCGGGAATCAATATCAACAAGTGTTGGGTGTGTTCCCCCTGGCGTCCATGATGTCACACAACTGCGTAGCCAATACCCAGCACGTCATCGATGCCaa ttACAAGATGACCGTTCGAGCCTCAGTTCCAATCATGAAAGGTGAACAAATATTCACCAGCTACACTTTACCCCTGGAAG GGACTAAAGAGCGAAGGGCCGTGTTACGTCACAGCAAATTATTCGAATGCGATTGTTCCCGGTGCTCGGATCCGACTGAATGTTCGACTTATTTATCGGCCCTCCGTTGCCCAAACTGTTCGAATGGCGTCGTGTTACCTGAACGACCGCTGGACGAGCCAGAAACGGACTGGAAATGCTCCCAATGTCCTTACAGTTTAACGGCAGCTGTCGTGACACAAGTGATTGACAAACTCAAAGAAGAATTCGAAACCATCGAACCCGATCAAgtggaaaa ATTGGAAGATTTCCTCAGTCGACACGCCTCGCTACTCCATCCCAATCATTTCCTGTTGACCAGAGCCAGGCAATCGCTGAGCACTTTGTACGGGAGAAACGAACGATTTCTACTCAACActatgacgtcacaacagctgGAACGGAAAGTTGACATCTGCCGGCGATTACTGTCTGTCGCCGATATCGTCGAGCCCGGCCTCACTCGAATACGTG GAGTGACGATGTACGAAATGTACGCCccgttgttgctgctggcccaaAGGTCGTTTGAAGAAAGTCAATGTAAAATTTTATCCCATTTCAAGAAACAAATCGAAATCGTTCGAGACATTTTATCAGAGTCGATCGAAATCCTTTCACTGCAAGATCCTGCTTCGACAGGAGGAATTGTGAGTGCTGTTGAAGCCATGGAGCAAATCCAACGTTGGATATCGACCATGTGA
- the LOC124203347 gene encoding SET domain-containing protein SmydA-8-like, producing MNETELCALCRSKASQICGGCAQVFYCAKDHQKQHWATHKSQCKPYKIVCDQKFGRFMVASKNIRPGEIIFRDKALITGPKQGCRPCCLTCYTSLEDAEEASLFRCPGCDFPFCQEECAKSPNHEAECLVIRRAQKHIDDMNEFHPIYLCILPLRGLLLKTTQPKLFQAFSELEHHNDLRRQSKMWDVYQVNVVEFLRNSCHLADEFSQEEIHSACGVLDVNSYEIRLSDGQGALGIFPLASMLSHHCVSNTHHIIDDKYQMTVRATVAIDRGQQIFASYTLPLEGTKERRAVLRQSKLFECDCSRCSDPTEYSTYLSALCCPKCTTGSVLPVRPLDESELTEWQCSRCPYNLTASVVNRVVDRLKQEFQAIGPNQVEKYEGFLSRHASLLHPNHFLFTSARQSLSQLYGRDEKYLLNTLTMEQLERKVAICRQLLDVADVVEPGLTRIRGVTLYEMHAPMLLMARRAFEAGQISSAECQEKIEAVRVILSESAKILSLEDPASAEGAMGTAAVQSLGQIQRWIYSL from the exons ATGAACGAAACGGAATTGTGCGCATTGTGTCGTTCAAAAGCCTCGCAAATTTGCGGCGGATGCGCTCAAGTCTTTTACTGCGCCAAGGATCACCAGAAACAACATTGGGCCACTCACAAGAGTCAATGCAAACCCTACAAGATTGTTTGCGATCAGAAATTCGGACG ttttatggTGGCGTCCAAGAATATCAGACCGGGCGAAATAATATTTCGGGACAAGGCTTTAATCACGGGACCCAAACAAGGTTGTCGTCCGTGTTGTCTTACGTGCTACACCAGTCTGGAGGATGCGGAAGAGGCCAGTCTCTTCCGGTGCCCCGGATGTGACTTCCCATTTTGCCAAGAAGAATGCGCAAAG AGTCCAAATCACGAAGCCGAATGCCTCGTAATAAGACGAGCTCAAAAACACATTGACGACATGAACGAATTCCACCCGATTTACCTATGCATTCTTCCTCTGCGGGGCCTTTTACTTAAAACGACGCAACCGAAATTATTCCAA GCATTCAGCGAATTGGAACATCACAACGACTTGCGACGACAGTCGAAAATGTGGGACGTTTACCAAGTCAACGTCGTCGAATTTCTCCGGAATTCGTGCCATTTGGCGGATGAATTTAGCCAAGAGGAAATCCACTCGGCCTGTGGCGTCCTCGACGTCAACTCGTACGAAATCCGTTTGTCAGACGGCCAAGGAGCGCTGGGCATTTTCCCATTAGCTTCGATGCTGTCACATCATTGCGTGTCCAATACTCACCATATTATCGACGACAA ATATCAGATGACGGTTAGAGCAACAGTTGCGATCGATAGAGGCCAGCAAATATTCGCCAGTTACACTTTACCGTTAGAAG GAACAAAAGAGCGAAGGGCCGTGTTGCGTCAGAGCAAATTATTCGAATGCGATTGTTCCCGGTGCTCAGATCCGACGGAATATTCGACTTATTTATCGGCCCTCTGCTGTCCAAAGTGCACGACAGGCTCCGTCCTGCCCGTCCGGCCGCTGGACGAGTCGGAATTAACAGAGTGGCAATGCTCCCGGTGCCCTTACAACCTTACGGCTTCCGTCGTGAACCGAGTGGTCGACCGGCTCAAACAAGAATTCCAAGCCATCGGACCCAATCAAGTGGAAAA ATACGAAGGATTCCTAAGTCGACACGCTTCGCTGCTCCATCCCAATCACTTCCTGTTCACGAGCGCCCGGCAGTCGCTGAGTCAATTGTACGGACGGGATGAAAAGTATTTGCTCAACACTTTGACGATGGAACAGCTGGAACGTAAAGTTGCCATCTGCCGGCAGTTGCTGGATGTGGCGGATGTCGTCGAGCCCGGTCTGACACGAATCAGAG GTGTGACACTATACGAGATGCACGCGCCAATGCTGCTAATGGCCAGACGGGCGTTTGAGGCCGGCCAAATCAGTTCGGCGGAATGCCAAGAGAAAATCGAAGCCGTTCGAGTGATCCTGTCGGAATCGGCGAAAATCCTTTCGCTGGAAGATCCCGCCTCGGCGGAAGGGGCCATGGGGACGGCAGCTGTTCAATCCCTGGGGCAAATTCAGCGCTGGATCTATTCTTTGTGA